Genomic DNA from Oncorhynchus tshawytscha isolate Ot180627B linkage group LG04, Otsh_v2.0, whole genome shotgun sequence:
GCGGTGTACTGCAGATTGTCAGTGATATTTGCTTGTAGTATATTTCACCAGTGTTGAAAAACGATTAGCTGCCGTCTTGTAGTTGAGGGAAAGTGCACATACGCATGATTTCATAATGTACTGCATTGTACACTGCAACTGTAAAGGCCAAGGATCAAACATGAGCTGCACCTGTACGCTACCAAATTAATGGAATACATGCTTCTTAAATATCTATGCTGTACCAACAGTTAAAGAATTTGCTAATTTTACTACACTTCTGTTATGTATATGTAGGGAAGACTAATGACAAATTTAACAAATTGAGTCAAGTTTAAAGCAAACTATATTTTATGATAAATGGCCTTCTAAGTTGTGGCCAAAGCACTGATTTATATATTTGCTGTAAAGAGAATTAAGAGTTTTATTTTTCTGATATTACTTAATAAAGACGGTTTCATTCAAAACCTTGTCTCGTTTTGACttaaacattttttacattgttcAAACGGCTGCTGAATGTTCATTCCTAATCAGTAAATGGTTACATTACTTTCTAGAGATCTGTATAGGCTGGGGTTGTTTCTGAAGTTCCACGAAATATGGTTTTCTACCTCACTGTTAGTGGGGCATGAGTCAAGACCAGGGGCCCCCTCCCCCggttgcacattttggtttttgccctagcactacacagctgattcaaatggaTTATTTGTAGTGCTATGGCAAAACCACCTGTGGTCTAGATTTAGACAAGGAGCTAGGCAACCGGGTGTGTTGTACTGCACAGAGGCATGTACTTCCCTAGCACAGCGTCTGCCGGGCCCTGGAGTTGATCTGCCTGCCGCAGTCTCTGGAGGTCTGTCTGACCTTGCCTGCTGGGAAATAGGTCAGACATGTGGCAGCTACTGGCCTGTTCTTTCTACATCTTCGGGGAGCCAATTACACAACTACAGTCTAGGACTAGAAAATGTGGCGGCATTGATCAGTCTGCTGTGAGGAATAAACCCCAATGAGGAGTATTTATAAAGTGGATGGGACCCCACCGTGGCTGTGTTTTCAGATGTCAGTTGCTACGCAGGCTTTTGTGCAAGGTGCTCACTTCACAGTTTCTCAAACTCGATCTTGAgggccccccccctccctccccctgtgtgCAAGTTTTGGTTTTCACTATACAGTTGATTATTTGAAAACTAAACGTGCACCcagacagagtttgggaaacactggcatAGGCCAGACAACTCTCCATCTCACTGTTTTGGGCTGTCTTCTCATTCTACCCCATGCAGAATCTGTTTACTGTTTTGAAGGCACCCTTTCTTGTTTCAGGTTCTAGGAAAAGGGCTTGTCTGGTCATGTTAGGAGGCTTCTCAGAGTACTTACtgaatgtacactgctcaaaaaaataaagggaacacttaaacaacacaatgtacctccaagtcaatcacacttctgtgaaatcaaactgtccacttaggaagcaacactgagtGACAAacttcacatgctgttgtgcaaatggaatagacaacaggtggaaattataggcaattagcaagtcacccccaataaaggagtggttctgcaggtggggaccacagaccacttctcagttcctatgcttcctggctgatgttttggtcacttgaatgctggcggtgctttcactctagtggtagcatgagacggagtctacaacccacacaagtggctcaggtagtgcagctcatccaggatggcacatcaatgcaagctgtggccataaggtttgctgtgtctgtcagcgtagtgtccagagcatggaggcgctaccaggagacaggccagtacatcaggagacgtggaggaggccgtaggagggcaacaacccagcagcaggaccgctacctctgcctttgtgcaaggaggagcaggaggaggagcactgccagagccctgcaaaatgacctccagcaggccacaaatgtgcatgtgtctgctcaaacggtcagaaacagactccatgagggtggtatgagggcccgacgtccacaggtgggggttgtgcttacagcccaacactgtgcagaacgtttggcatttgccagagaacaccaagattggcaaattcgccactggcgccctgtgctcttcacagatgaaagcaggttcacactgagcacgtgacagacgtgacagagtctggagacgccgtagagaacattctgctgcctgcaacatcctccggcatgaccggtttggcggtgagtcagtcatggtgtggggtggcatttctttggggggccgcacagccctccatgtgctcgccagaggtagcctgactgccattaggtaccgagatgagatcctcagacccattgtgagaccatatgctggtgcggttggccctgggttcctcctaatgcaagacaatgctagacctcatgtggctgtagtgtgtcagcagttcctgcaagaggaaggcattgatgctatggactagcccgcccattccccagacctgaatccaattgagcacatcatgtctcggatgctttagtccaggtctgagaGGAGATCCCTCGGGAGACCATCCGCcgcctcatcaggagcatgcccaggcgttgtagggaggtcatacaggcacgtggaggccacacacactactgagcctcattttgacttgttttaaggacattatatcaaagttgaatcagcctgtagtgtggttttccactttaattttgagtgtcactccaaatccagacctccatgggttgataaatttgatttccattgatcatttgtgtgtgattttgttgtcagcacattcaactatgtaaagaaaaaagtatttaataagaatatttcattcattcagatctaggatgtgttattttagtgttccctttatttttttgaccaGTGTATATTATTGAATGAGTCATAATCAGACAAAGATCCAAATAGAGTATCAGGTCATTTTTAATAGGTTCACAAAAGAAATGTAACTACTATTTGTCCAATTACCAGCAACTCATTTAGCTCGTTTCTCCAGGATCCTATGGTAAAATTGCAATTCATACAAAAAAAATTGTATTGACCTAAGAATGCAACGTAAGATATTGGGCATCGTCAACAACTATCACTGTTCATAAACCAATTAAGGTTGTTTATATCCAAGCAGTTGAATACATCTAAAGTACGTGTCAAATTAATTCCTTAAAAATGTGATACCCACAGCTTGAGTACACTTCCATCCCAAAAGCAAATTGAAACATTTAGGGAGGGAAACGCAACAAGACAATGTATCACAACAAAACATCAAGACAGTAACCCATAAATCTCTGAAATGGATACTTGAACATTTGAGAATGCAGATTTAGGTTTCCTTAATGATCTATTAATTATTCTCCTGAATAACTTCTCAAAACAGCAAAGCTGAGAAACATCAGTAAAAGTGTATCCTAATTCACTTTCATCTCTAGGGATACCGCAAGCTACATTTTAGCGGCACCTGATTTTAACTAAATCGATAGCTAATGTATTACATATTAGGAGATGCAACTAGATTGGAAATAAAAATGGCAGTTCCGTATCATAGCTATAACAAATTGCATCaagaggattgtgtgtgtgcagcaATATGCAAAACCAGAAATGGTAGGAAAGTGACATGCAGTGAGGGATCATGGGAGGTGAAACAAGATGATGGGGTTTTGTTCACAGCACACGAACACCATGAACCCAGTTAGTGCAGAACCACAACAGAAAAGAGCCTCCAACATTGTGGCAGAGGGAAGCCTCACCCTGATGACATGATGATTTATGTGATTTTAAAATCGAAGCCAAACGCTTTGATGGCACACTTGATTCCTCCTTATCGAGGCTGTCCTGAGATCAAGACATCACAAAAACCTGTGGCGTTGTGGCCATCACTTCACCATTCATGCAAACATTCACATGCATTTAAAAACAAAAGAACTACAGTTAAATTTATGTACATGAGATAAGGGAGAAATTAATTCAACAGAAATAAGATTCCCTACAGAAGTTGGTCTTCCCTTACATAGTGAATGTAAATGAAGGGGTCTAAGTGACCTGCCATCTGGTCTGAAATATAGTCAATATATCCACTTATCTCCCATAGTACAGGACAATACAATAACCAAGGGGATAAGGAAGAAAAACAAAACAGGGACAAAATAATTCCTTTCATAAAATATGCAAAaagaaaccccccaaaaatgtattatgGTATTGCTGGAAATGGCCTTAAAATGCTTGTTTGTCTGTAAACAACATGGCAGAGACCATTACCTGCTCTTCTCACATAGAGCATGAAACCGAGTATAGTTTACCATAGTAGTACTATGCTCTGGATAACCATACAAGGTTAACCAGATGGAATCACTGGTCAAAGTGACCAATCGGAGGTCACCAGGGCGATTGATGAGAGTGGCCCGTTCCATCATCAGAGCCGAACTGTCCTGAtctggacacactggacactatgaagGCAAAGAGAAAGAGGAACGACCCACAGAGAGAAAAGTCTTTGCTTCCTTGAAGCGGTAAACCGGGGTGTCTTTCCTGTTCTACCTACCACCTCATTCCAAGGTCTGTCATACTGAAGTCTCACAGTGGAGGGGTCAGGCTGGTGGTTCAGTCCAGGGGCTGGGGGTCACCGATTGGCATGGTGTGCAGCACCTCGTCCAGTAGCTGGAGGGCCCGGTGTAGGTGGATCTCAATCCAGCACGGGGTCTCCTTGATGCTCGTCCGGGGGTAGTCGGGACCCCAGCCCTTGACGAAGCTCATGCGCAGGATGCACAGTCTCCTCAGGTCGTCCACTCCGATGCCGGCAGCAGCTGAAAGGCCTGGGTGGGAGGTAGGAGTTCAAGTATCAATGTAATGGAACCCAACTCAGGCTCAACGACATCCACACTGATGAAGAGTTCCAGAACAAGTGCAGATTCCTATGCATCGTCAATGACTGACCTACAATTGGCTGAGACGATTGGTATATTACTTTGGAACGGGCTATTAGAAAAGTGGCGTGTGAGTGGTGTTACAAGTAATGTGTTGTTCTGGGGTTTTACAGCTCTGGGGGTCACAGCTCTGGGGTGGAGTTGTACCAGTCAACAGGAGCAGAGTAAGGCGTCTGTGGCAGTATGTTAGTGTTGTGCTGCTTACTGATGGCAGGAGCGATGCCTCCCACAGAGCCCGGCCCAGGGATGTTCCCAGCCACGGCGGCTGCCTGAGCCGCGGCTGCCGCCTGCGCCGTCGCTGCCTGCTGCTGCATCTGCCTGTGGCACTGACGCAGGTCAAACACCTGGGAGGGGAACAAAACCAATTGATTTACTACCCGCTACATGCAGTTCACAGCTTGGACACCAGGgggtggatttaaaaaaaaaaaaaaaacacattggtAATGCTGAGCAGACGGAGGCAATGAGACCTGCCTTGATGTAGGCGCTGGGGTAGATCTTGTGCACGGCGTCACCAGGGGCGCGGCCGGCTTCCCGGTCCAGGTAATAGCTCTGCACGAACACAGCGTGGTCGCTGAGGCAGCGTACCCACACGTCCCCTTCACCTTTACCCTCCAACTGGATCCCCTTACCGATGTGGAGCCTTGAAGTGAGAAGAGCTGTTATCAGTGGGGTGACCAAATACTCTGCCAATGGCATCAATTCACCTCCGTTCAGAGCAAGAAGTGCAACACAGTTGTGGTTAGGAGGCTGGCGTACCTGGCTCTTTCGATGGCCTCGGTCCGGTGCACGTTGCTCAGCTGGCCTAGACAGAAGCGGTCTCCCCCAGACGGGTCCACATAGCCATCCACCGTCACGACGGGGCCAGTGGAGGGCACCTTGAAGGTCTCGCCCACCTGCACGTCCATCTCAAAGTAGGCGATGGAACACCAGTAGTCGGGCGCTGCAACAAACCAAACtcagtccccctctcccctccagaccAAACtcagtccccctctcccctccagaccAAACtcagtccccctctcccctccagaccAAACtcagtccccctctcccctccagaccAACACAGCCCTCAACACCTTGTCGGGTAAAACCAGGAGTCACGCTTCATTTACCTGGATGGTTGGATATGGGTGGCTGGAAGCCAAGCTCGTTGTGCACAGGCCCTGGGAGGGTAACATAAATGCATCAATGATTAATCCCTTCAACCCTGGCCCACATCAGTAAGTTGCTGGCATTATGTGTACTAAGAATGAAATGCATGTTCTACTCATCCTGAGAGTGGCATGGACTCACAGTAATGTCCTGGAGGAGGCATGGGTGGGTGGTGTTGCAGGTGCCCATTCTGATGGTGAGGCATGTTGGGCGTGAAGCTGCTATTTCTAGTCCAGGTGGAGGTGGCATCTGTAAGGGTACATGTAGATGCCTACAGATCAGAATTGTAGGGAGAACCCCACACTTGGACTGTCCAAACACACAGTATATGAGCAgtgactcctgaacatctagtcaaatggctacccagactatttgcattgcccccccccaccccacccctctgttattatctgtgcatagtcagTTTAATAACTACCTACATGTTACCTCAATACGGGGGCAccggactctgtaccggtaccccctgtatatagcctccacatcgactctgtaccggtaccccctgtatatagcctccacatcgactctgtaccggtaccccctgtatatagcctccacatggactctgtaccggtaaccctgtatatagcctccacatggactctgtaccgtaataccctgtatatagcctccacatggactctgtaccgtaataccctgtatatagcctccacatggactctgtaccgtaataccctgtatatagcctccacatggactctgtaccgtaataccctgtatatagcctccacatggactctgtaccgtaataccctgtatatagcctccacatggactctgtaccgtaataccctgtatatagcctccacatggactctgtacgtaataccctgtatatagcctccacatggactctgtaccgtaataccctgtatatagcctccacatggactctgtaccgtaataccctgtatatagcctccacatggaccgtaataccctgtatatagcctccacatggactctgtaccgtaataccctgtatatagcctccacatggactctgtaccggaataccctgtatatagcctccacatggactctgtaccgtaataccctgtatatagcctccacatggactctgtaccgtaataccctgtatatagcctccacatggactctgtaccgtaataccctgtatatagcctccacatggactctgtaccgtaataccctgtatatagcctccacattaactctgtaccgtaataccctgtatatagcctccacatggactctgtaccgtaataccctgtatatagcctccacattaactctgtaccgtaataccctgtatatagcctccacatggactctgtaccgtaataccctgtatatagcctccacatggactctgtaccgtaataccctgtatatagcctccaca
This window encodes:
- the LOC112248311 gene encoding mothers against decapentaplegic homolog 4, whose product is MSITNTPSSNDACLSIVHSLMCHRQGGESETFAKRAIESLVKKLKEKKDELDSLITAITTNGAHPSKCVTIGRTLDGRLQVAGRKGFPHVIYTRLWRWPDLHKNELKHVKYCQFAFDLKCDSVCVNPYHYDRVVSPGIDLSSLQLTSSAPSLGLMVKDEYDFDGQAPLPTMDGGHSLQTIQHPPSSRGGPPSEPFGTPGLLSPSDASTASTSAFPSISVGSGNATSTWTRNSSFTPNMPHHQNGHLQHHPPMPPPGHYWPVHNELGFQPPISNHPAPDYWCSIAYFEMDVQVGETFKVPSTGPVVTVDGYVDPSGGDRFCLGQLSNVHRTEAIERARLHIGKGIQLEGKGEGDVWVRCLSDHAVFVQSYYLDREAGRAPGDAVHKIYPSAYIKVFDLRQCHRQMQQQAATAQAAAAAQAAAVAGNIPGPGSVGGIAPAISLSAAAGIGVDDLRRLCILRMSFVKGWGPDYPRTSIKETPCWIEIHLHRALQLLDEVLHTMPIGDPQPLD